The Euzebya sp. genome includes the window GCGTGGCCCAACCACCGGCTCCGCCCGGACGCGAGCAGGCTCTGCTCGACCTCCAGCTTGAACTGGAGCAGCTCGAGCAGCTGGCGCTCACGCCACAGGATGTTGGAGACGTCGCTGTAGGCCACCTGGATCCCCTGAGAAGAGTTCATGTCACGCACCTCGGGGGTCTGATCGGTCGCCGTCCGGTCCACCTGAGCGGTCGACCCGAATCTCCCTCGCGCGCGTGAGGGAGAGGGAACTCAGGTGAGGAGGCCCCGCTCCACGGCGGCCACGACCGCTTGGCGCCGATCGGCGACGCCCATCTTCGAGTAGATGTTGGAGAGGTGGGTCTTCACCGTCGCCGCGGAGACGTGAAGCCGCTCAGCGATCTCGCGGTTGGACTGGTGCTGGGCGAGCTGGCTGAGGACCTCGAGCTCCTTGGCCGTCAAGCCGCCGTCGTCGGTGCGCTCGACCGCAGGCTCGGCGACCTCGAGTCCGGCGGATGCGAGGACGCTCAGCGGACCGCCGGACAGGACGCGCTGCCCGGCGAGGATCCGCTCGGCCGCGGCACGGAGATCGTCCAGACCGATCGAGCGCTGCACGATCCCCTCCACACCCATCGCGAGGAGCCGGCGGAGGAGATCCGCCTCGACGCGTTCCAGCATGATCAGGACGCGCGGCGTCTGGCCCGCCTCGGGGCCGGGGAGGCGGCGGACCTGATCGACGACCTCGGGGAGGGGTTCGGTGGTCGCGCCGATGATGGCCAGGTCGAGGCGGTCGCCCACGGACCGGCAGGCCACAGCAGCGGCGGCGTCATCCGCGGCGACGCGCATGGCGCTGGCCTCGAGCAGCTGGCGGACCCCGGCCCGCATGAGCGGCCACGGGTCGACGACGATGGCAACCCCGGCGAAGGCCTGCTTGGGTGCGAGCTTGTTGGCCCGGCGCTCGCCCTGCCGACGGTCCACCGCCACGGGGACGTCGCGCTGGCGACGGTCCCCGGCGCGGCGCTCGACCGGCAGGTCCTCCAGATCGTCGTCAGCAGTCACGTGGTCCCCGAGTATGGCTTCCCACCCCCCGAACGACGGTGCAGGCGGAACTGGTACTAGTTCGGACGACCCTCGCCGGTGGTGGCTGCGGTGGCGGGCTGCTACGTCGCTGCTCTACGTCGCAGGACCCTACCGACGCCAGGATATTCACCCGGGCGGCGGATACCGAGAGGAATCGGCTCGCCACACAGTGTCGCCATGGCACAGCACCCCGTCACCCCCCGCCGCTCGGTCGATGCCGAGGAGGCTCTGATCCGGGCCAACCTGCCGCTCGTGCAGTACGGCGTCGCCGAGATCACCGGACGGGTGCCACGCCACGTCTCCCGCGACGACCTCGTCTCAGCCGCCATGTACGGCCTCGCCCAAGCCGCCCGCTCCTGGGACGACACCCGCGGCATCGCCTTTGAGAAGTTCGCCATGATCCGCATCCGCGGCGCACTCCTCGACGAGCTCCGCAGCCGCGACTGGGCCTCCCGCAGCGTCCGCGCCTCCGCCCGCAAGATGGACGCCGCCACCGACGCCTTCACCGCCCGCCACGGCCGCACCCCCACCCTCGAAGAGACCGCCGCCGAGATGGGCACCGACGTCGACCGCGTCCAGAACATCGTCGACGACGTCCACCGCGGCACCGTGCTCAACTACGAGTCCCTCGTCTCAGACGGGTCGATCGCCGACGTGCTCCCCGACACCGACCCCACCCCCCTC containing:
- a CDS encoding LuxR C-terminal-related transcriptional regulator; this encodes MTADDDLEDLPVERRAGDRRQRDVPVAVDRRQGERRANKLAPKQAFAGVAIVVDPWPLMRAGVRQLLEASAMRVAADDAAAAVACRSVGDRLDLAIIGATTEPLPEVVDQVRRLPGPEAGQTPRVLIMLERVEADLLRRLLAMGVEGIVQRSIGLDDLRAAAERILAGQRVLSGGPLSVLASAGLEVAEPAVERTDDGGLTAKELEVLSQLAQHQSNREIAERLHVSAATVKTHLSNIYSKMGVADRRQAVVAAVERGLLT
- a CDS encoding sigma-70 family RNA polymerase sigma factor, with amino-acid sequence MAQHPVTPRRSVDAEEALIRANLPLVQYGVAEITGRVPRHVSRDDLVSAAMYGLAQAARSWDDTRGIAFEKFAMIRIRGALLDELRSRDWASRSVRASARKMDAATDAFTARHGRTPTLEETAAEMGTDVDRVQNIVDDVHRGTVLNYESLVSDGSIADVLPDTDPTPLDELLGRERKAYLMDAIVALPERLRHVVVGYFFEERPMQEIADELGVSESRISQMRGEALALLHAGITANLDPDMLPAEPRPAGRLAKKKAAYYAAVATNSTTTDRLTATPTPLAKRLAMSA